GGACTGGCAGGGGCCGCACCAACTGGCCCAGACATCTACCAGTAACGGCAGGTTGCCCTTGAGTTGGCTGGCGAAATTAGCCTGCGTGAGGGTGATGGGTACGCCTGGCAACACTTCGCTCTTGCAGCGACCACAGCGTGGGGCGTCACCCAGGCGTTCGGCGGGAATGCGGTTGAGCCCATTGCAATGTGGGCAGGGGATCAGCAGGGGATCGCTCATTTTTCGGCTCCAGCGGCTATGACACCAATCTGGAGCCGAAAACGCCGCTTTTCAAGCGATCAGCCGCGTGCGGCTTCGAGAGCCTGGCTCAGGTCGGCGAGGATATCGTCGATATGCTCGATGCCGATGGACAGGCGCACCATGTCGCGCGGTACGCCGGCCTTCTGCAATTCTTCGTCGCTGAGCTGGCGGTGTGTGGTCGACGCCGGGTGGCAGGCCAGCGATTTGGCATCACCGATATTGACCAGGCGCACCACCAGTTGCAGCGCATCGATGAAGCGCGCTCCAGCCTCCTGCCCGCCCTGGATGCCGAAGGAGAGGATCGCCGCCGGCTTGCCGCCGAAGTAGCGCTGGGCTAGTTCGTGTTCGGGGTGATCGGCCAGGCCGGCGTATTTGACCCAGGCCACTTGCGGGTGGCTTTGCAGATACTGCGCGACTTTCAAGGCGTTCTCGGTATGCCGCTCCATGCGCAGGGCCAGGGTTTCCAGGCCTTGAAGGA
The genomic region above belongs to Pseudomonas sediminis and contains:
- the trxC gene encoding thioredoxin TrxC — encoded protein: MSDPLLIPCPHCNGLNRIPAERLGDAPRCGRCKSEVLPGVPITLTQANFASQLKGNLPLLVDVWASWCGPCQSFAPTFQQAAVQLQGRCRLGKLDSEANPNLAGQLGIRSIPSLILFKGGIEVARQSGAMPLPQLQAWLRQQGI